The following coding sequences lie in one Glycine max cultivar Williams 82 chromosome 19, Glycine_max_v4.0, whole genome shotgun sequence genomic window:
- the LOC100807168 gene encoding uncharacterized protein isoform X3 — protein MDSRCIDDNKEDNEMKSAEGFEDIFGDPEVLPRVGEEYQAEIPSLITTPYLSQLVKKTRDSEITVIEQESMSLGLPIPLKWAHCKFEGSCGCGLSESFTSEAGPIISENECPEVEVTLQTVSHGGEKNVGGFSNFESSSKSVQPRGKYLLPGLLDDQSWTDIEYNNFLLGLYVFGKNLKFLKRFVGSRTMGDILFFYYGKFFKSKEYCRWSECRKLRTKRCIYGQKIFTGWRQQELLSRLFPRVPGESQTTLVEISRKFVEGKMPFEEYVFALKDAVGIDLLIAAVGIGKGKQDLTGTAVEPTKINHTFSVRPEIPIGKACSSLTPADVIKFLTGDFRLSKARSSDLFWEAVWPRLLAKGWHSEQPIDQVVSGSKQSLVFLVPGVKKFSRRKLVKGDHYFDSISDVLNKVASDPGLLETESQATEGSADRKKTEDQGDLEGVPNREQVHYLQPQSSKTNQDLTKFTIVDTSMFHDMNQHKVTQMRSLPFQTMSVSTISSCSSESEHDTSEESEDQAEQDNASSPIEDRVEQANASSLIEDWVEQANASSLIEDWVEQANASGPIEDRVEQANASSPNKDQVEQANSSYPIQDQVEQANSSNPIEEFSDKGLSIDSSDCTHVLEALNTTNEVKYHRCHSDLHNDEHSREINEHPFIQKMTSDCTIPCITSMQKLRACNHGEFSHCTESTSVDRKFDLNEPISPSNLHEASDGMVLSMGLKNLPFPSYLAKGSPSMSNEGSVTENHLVGEISAENSETKMLIDLNFPQVSPELGLEMEIPSSMVRPQNDNQCADTSSSPSEIAQFNATQEFPDGNKEQQSSLANRRQSTRNRPLTTKALEALEYRFINSKRKRKNTECSDNNSKSKCVRVSSGTVNSATSDNGIEDSVTDTRAEEENVIQAYSCSIDLNGGSL, from the exons tgtgggcTTTCAGAATCTTTCACAAGTGAAGCGGGGCCAATTATTTCCGAGAATGAATGTCCAGAAGTTGAAGTGACACTTCAGACTGTTTCACATGGTGGAGAGAAAAATGTAGGAGGGTTCTCAAATTTTGAATCATCTTCTAAAAGTGTTCAGCCAAGAGGGAAGTATCTTCTCCCTGGATTGTTGGATGATCAATCTTGGACAGATATTGAATACAACAATTTTCTTCTTGGCCTCTATGTATTTGGGAAGAaccttaaatttttaaagagATTTGTTGGGAGTAGAACTATGGGAGATATATTGTTTTTCTATTACGGAAAGTTTTTCAAGTCTAAAGAATACTGCCGATGGTCAGAGTGCCGAAAGTTGAGAACTAAGCGGTGTATATATGGCCAGAAAATATTCACAGGATGGAGGCAGCAAGAATTGCTGTCAAGATTATTTCCCCGCGTGCCAGGGGAGTCTCAAACTACATTGGTGGAG ATTTCAAGGAAATTTGTGGAGGGAAAGATGCCTTTTGAAGAATATGTATTTGCTTTAAAGGATGCAGTTGGCATTGACTTACTTATAGCTGCAGTAGGTATTGGAAAAGGGAAGCAAGATCTCACCGGCACTGCTGTTGAGCCAACAAAGATCAATCACACATTCTCTGTTCGCCCTGAAATACCAATTGGCAAAGCTTGCTCCTCTCTTACACCTGCAGATGTAATCAAGTTTCTCACAGGAGATTTTAGGTTGAGTAAAGCTCGATCCAGTGATCTCTTTTGGGAAGCTGTTTGGCCTCGTCTGTTAGCAAAAGGCTGGCATTCTGAACAGCCTATAGATCAAGTTGTTTCTGGATCAAAACAATCTTTGGTTTTTCTTGTACCTGGTGTTAAGAAATTTTCAAGAAGGAAACTGGTTAAAGGTGACCACTACTTTGATTCTATAAGTGATGTTTTGAATAAAGTAGCATCTGACCCTGGGCTTCTTGAGACTGAAAGTCAAGCAACTGAGGGAAGTGCAGATAGGAAAAAAACAGAAGACCAAGGAGACCTAGAGGGTGTGCCAAATAGAGAACAAGTTCATTACCTTCAACCTCAAAGTTCAAAGACCAATCAAGATCTCACAAAATTTACAATTGTAGATACCAGTATGTTTCATGATATGAATCAACATAAAGTGACACAGATGAGAAGCTTACCTTTTCAAACTATGAGTGTATCTACCATCTCAAGCTGCTCTAGTGAATCTGAGCACGATACATCTGAAGAATCAGAAGATCAGGCTGAACAAGATAATGCTTCAAGCCCTATTGAAGATCGGGTGGAACAAGCTAATGCCTCAAGCCTTATTGAAGATTGGGTAGAACAAGCTAATGCTTCGAGCCTTATTGAAGATTGGGTAGAACAAGCTAATGCTTCAGGCCCTATTGAAGATCGGGTAGAACAAGCTAATGCTTCAAGCCCTAACAAAGATCAAGTTGAACAAGCTAATTCTTCATATCCTATTCAAGACCAGGTTGAACAAGCTAATTCCTCAAACCCTATTGAAGAATTCTCTGATAAGGGGTTGAGCATAGACTCTTCAGATTGTACTCATGTTCTTGAAGCCCTCAACACCACCAATGAAGTAAAGTATCATAGATGTCATTCTGATCTGCATAATGATGAGCATTCAAGGGAGATCAATGAACACCCCTTTATTCAAAAGATGACATCTGATTGCACAATTCCCTGCATCACATCGATGCAGAAGTTAAGAGCTTGTAACCATGGAGAATTTAGCCACTGCACTGAAAGTACTTCTGTGGATAGAAAGTTTGATTTAAATGAGCCAATCTCACCATCAAATCTGCATGAAGCATCTGATGGCATGGTTTTGTCTATGGGTTTAAAAAATTTGCCTTTCCCAAGTTATCTGGCTAAAGGAAGTCCAAGCATGAGCAATGAAGGCAGTGTCACTGAGAACCACCTGGTTGGAGAAATTTCTGCAGAAAATTCTGAAACCAAGATGCTGATTGACTTGAATTTTCCTCAAGTTTCACCTGAGTTAGGACTTGAAATGGAAATACCATCCTCTATGGTCAGACCGCAAAATGACAATCAATGTGCAGATACATCATCTTCTCCATCTGAGATAGCCCAGTTCAATGCCACACAGGAGTTTCCTGATGGTAATAAGGAGCAGCAGTCTAGCCTTGCCAACCGTCGCCAGAGCACAAGGAACCGGCCATTGACCACAAAAGCATTGGAAGCTCTTGAGTACCGATTTATCAActcaaagaggaaaagaaagaacacAGAATGTTCAGACAATAATTCAAAGTCCAAATGTGTACGTGTAAGTAGTGGGACAGTTAATAGTGCTACTAGTGATAATGGCATTGAGGATTCTGTGACTGATACAAGAGCAGAGGAAGAGAATGTTATCCAAGCATATAGTTGTAGCATCGATCTGAATGGGGGCTCATTATAA
- the LOC100782774 gene encoding zinc finger protein GAI-ASSOCIATED FACTOR 1: MSNISGDEGSFSSGNNGEEVHQESQQQHLQSQLHDSSSGPSGACNSNASSNQQQTKKKRNLPGTPDPNAEVVALSPTTLMATNRFVCEICNKGFQRDQNLQLHRRGHNLPWKLRQRTSTEVKKRVYVCPEPSCVHHNPARALGDLTGIKKHYSRKHGEKKWKCDKCSKRYAVQSDWKAHQKTCGTREYKCDCGTIFSRRDSFITHRAFCDALTEENNRVNNQGLTSGMPPNLQSQIPDLMSTMPLTTSPNTASKFGEYDPKNPLKSLAQELVPIPFKFMSMGGGMFSTNAGALFGGPKTMSPSSSSLQLGSSTSSSFNYLQDSENGGLIAASAQMSATALLQKAAQMGATASNSINSPMMQKGFVSGTTTGPDHVSSTTRPPYSGAMLQHNNSYDHFSPQPDLSSMAEVSGGGAFINQLFHKGQEISQVFDTNNPGSAMNDVGMFGQMPMGRDHHNQGLMKSVEQEVSNSSSLMHGRDVNDGNHPMQPSTRFGGSDMTTVHDFLGIGGSTSRVMNHFHHHFPHEDSTIEEPMWDV, translated from the exons ATGTCAAATATTTCAGGTGATGAAGGAAGCTTCTCCTCAGGAAATAATGGAGAAGAAGTTCATCAAGAAAGCCAGCAGCAACATCTACAAAGCCAACTTCATGACTCAAGTTCAGGACCATCCGGTGCTTGCAATAGCAATGCCTCCTCTAATCAACAACAAACCAAGAAGAAACGAAATCTTCCTGGAACCCCAG ATCCTAATGCTGAAGTTGTTGCTTTATCACCAACCACACTAATGGCAACAAATAGATTCGTGTGTGAGATCTGCAACAAAGGGTTCCAGAGGGACCAAAACCTTCAGTTGCACCGCAGAGGTCACAATCTTCCATGGAAACTGAGACAAAGAACAAGCACTGAGGTGAAGAAGCGGGTCTATGTGTGCCCTGAGCCATCATGCGTCCACCATAACCCAGCTCGTGCATTAGGGGACCTCACTggcataaaaaaacattatagcCGCAAACACGGTGAGAAGAAATGGAAATGTGACAAGTGCTCCAAAAGATACGCAGTGCAATCTGATTGGAAGGCTCACCAGAAAACTTGTGGCACTAGGGAATACAAATGTGATTGTGGTACCATATTTTCCAG GAGAGATAGTTTCATCACCCACAGAGCTTTCTGTGACGCATTAACTGAAGAAAACAACCGAGTGAACAACCAGGGATTAACAAGTGGCATGCCACCAAACTTACAAAGTCAAATACCCGATCTCATGTCTACCATGCCCCTAACCACTAGTCCCAACACAGCATCCAAATTCGGGGAATATGACCCTAAGAACCCTCTAAAATCACTAGCCCAAGAACTTGTCCCAATACCATTCAAGTTCATGAGCATGGGTGGGGGTATGTTCTCCACCAATGCAGGTGCACTCTTTGGTGGCCCAAAAACCATGTCTCCCTCTTCTTCCAGCCTCCAGCTAGGCtccagcacctcatcaagcttcAATTACTTGCAAGACAGCGAAAACGGAGGACTAATCGCGGCCTCGGCTCAAATGTCCGCAACAGCATTACTACAGAAAGCAGCACAAATGGGTGCCACTGCAAGCAATAGCATTAACTCCCCAATGATGCAAAAAGGCTTTGTTAGTGGTACTACTACTGGTCCTGATCATGTTTCTTCCACTACTAGGCCACCATATTCTGGTGCTATGCTTCAGCACAACAACTCCTATGACCACTTCTCTCCACAGCCTGATCTTTCCAGCATGGCTGAGGTGAGTGGTGGAGGAGCATTCATCAATCAGTTGTTTCATAAAGGACAAGAGATTTCGCAAGTTTTCGATACTAACAATCCCGGTTCTGCCATGAATGATGTGGGAATGTTCGGCCAAATGCCAATGGGGAGAGATCATCACAACCAAGGGTTGATGAAGAGCGTGGAACAAGAAGTTAGTAATAGTTCCAGTTTGATGCATGGAAGAGATGTGAATGATGGTAACCACCCAATGCAGCCATCAACAAGGTTTGGAGGGAGTGACATGACAACTGTTCATGACTTTTTGGGCATTGGTGGTTCAACTTCAAGAGTTATGAatcattttcatcaccattttccACACGAGGATTCAACTATAGAGGAACCCATGTGGGATGTTTGA
- the LOC121174137 gene encoding uncharacterized protein: MLAVHPSFSVFSLASINNKMSKEYCSTTNPDIVQDNISLALFDFPFCRDWTRGESAVPTGRSMIAVMQNPQLPLTRNYNFIHLHIDKIINPPE, translated from the exons atgcttGCTGTACATCCCTCCTTTTCTGTTTTCAGCTTGGCCTCTATCAACAATAAAATGAGTAAAGAGTATTGTTCTACCACTAATCCTGACATTGTACAAGACA ACATTAGCCTGGCTCTCTTTGACTTTCCTTTCTGCAGAGATTGGACAAGAGGAGAAAGTGCAGTACCCACTGGTAGAAGCATGATTGCAGTAATGCAAAATCCACAACTACCTCTCACCAGAAATTACAACTTTATACATTTACACATTGACAAAATAATAAACCCTCCAGAATGA
- the LOC100806633 gene encoding homeobox protein LUMINIDEPENDENS: MDAWNEDFSVLEIGSSAESFQKFLVSQKELFHSQIDQFQEIVVTQCKLTGVNPLSQEMAAGALSIKIGKRPRDLLNPKAVNYMQSVFSIKDAISKKELHEISALLGVTVTQVRDFFNAQRSRVRRSVQLSRERVLSSNSCEEPHDDQINSDPMRPINPTPLNSAGQSNTEEASCSTQEVALPDLDDSDKQFVDNIFSLIQKEETFSGQEKLMEWILTIQNFSVLLWFLSRGGGMNLATWLSKAAAEEQTSVLLLILKVLCHLPLHKAIPMHISAILQSVNKLRFYRTSDISNRARVLLSKWSKLFARNQVIKKPNGVKISIDGHKEMMLSQSIGQFMGSESWHSNIDVPEDILALSSECSDNFRKMGSPQGVKLLPPSLDDSNKKSSLGVSSSQSRERRKVQLVEQPGQKSVSRSSQVTRAGPVSQGRPMSVDDIQKAKMRALFMQSKYGKSGSKESKETKIDSPNKQPQTNPASIAACSSKVPTPPKIEENKKPLLLTSKTTNRLEASYSKPKMDVKEPLWEKCKRVQIPWRTPAEVELKDTWRVGGGENSKEVEVQRNRNRRDKEIIYKTVQEMPPNPKEPWDLEMDYDDTLTLEIPIEQLPDGDGADIAISPNQVGTHTVQGVASTSSTGVATAEPDLELLAVLLKNPELVFALTSGQGGSIPNQETVKLLDMIKSGGVNLGLSENTNGSYGTSVKSPEKVEVSLPSPTPLSDPRTSGWSSEASKNPFSRRSLAPDRITQNHAAVATTNLLSQIPITGTTVRQQPTVVVPSSRHLTSTSVSPYSLPHATNVIPEKPSPLGQVQTSSDVGLTMKNLTTANASSVNFPGTHSTLALRGDGTNYVKPVPNLSVQHEGLSNSFRQPFMPPSPTPSHSSLQQQRHQHLTQEVHYTEPPYRNPGRSYPPQIEKSDHGSDNMWRVRQDHVSSSYHSQRNHNNNYNTMVGGSRQSGFWDRNNHARGEFESWSPENSPTRNPRYAPGRNYPESRMNHGRNPRPEWSRQRGSSGHWDPGRQGNRKWHDQRR; this comes from the exons ATGGATGCGTGGAACGAAGATTTTTCGGTGCTGGAGATTGGGAGCTCCGCGGAATCGTTCCAGAAGTTTTTGGTTTCGCAGAAAGAGCTCTTCCACAGCCAGATCGATCAGTTTCAGGAAATCGTCGTCACACAATGCAAACTCACCGGCGTCAATCCTCTCTCTCAGGAAATG GCTGCTGGTGCTTTGTCAATAAAAATTG GAAAAAGACCGAGGGATTTATTGAATCCAAAGGCTGTAAATTACATGCAATCAGTTTTTTCCATTAAAGATGCTATTAGCAAGAAAGAATTGCACGAGATCAGTGCTTTACTTGGTGTCACAGTGACACAG GTGCGTGACTTTTTCAATGCTCAACGTTCAAGAGTGAGGAGATCCGTGCAGTTGTCAAGGGAGAGGGTATTGAGTTCTAATTCTTGTGAAGAACCTCATGATGATCAAATAAACTCTGATCCTATGAGACCAATAAATCCAACTCCCTTAAACTCTGCTGGCCAGTCCAATACTGAAGAAGCTTCTTGTTCGACACAGGAAGTGGCTTTGCCCGACCTAGATGACTCAGATAAACAATTTGTTGATaacatttttagtttaatacaAAAAGAGGAGACATTTTCTGGGCAGGAGAAATTGATGGAGTGGATATTGACAATACAGAATTTTTCAGTATTGTTGTG GTTTTTGAGCAGAGGGGGTGGAATGAATTTAGCAACTTGGTTGAGTAAGGCAGCTGCTGAAGAGCAAACAAGTGTCCTTCTTCTTATCTTGAAG GTTCTTTGTCATTTGCCTTTACATAAAGCCATTCCCATGCACATATCAGCTATATTGCAGAGTGTAAATAAACTACGGTTCTACAGGACATCAG ACATATCAAATAGGGCAAGGGTTTTGCTGTCAAAGTGGAGCAAACTATTTGCAAGGAACCAAGTAATAAAGAAGCCCAATGGTGTTAAGATTTCTATTGATGGTCATAAAGAGATGATGCTTTCTCAGAG TATTGGTCAATTCATGGGCTCTGAATCATGGCATTCAAATATTGATGTTCCT GAAGACATTCTTGCTCTCTCAAGCGAATGTTCGGATAATTTCAG GAAAATGGGATCTCCACAAGGTGTGAAATTGTTGCCTCCCAGCTTGGATGATTCTAATAAAAAGTCCTCTCTTGGTGTATCTTCATCTC AATCTAGAGAACGCAGAAAAGTGCAACTGGTGGAACAGCCGGGTCAAAAGTCAGTGAGCAGAAGCTCACAAGTGACGAGAGCAGGGCCTGTAAGTCAAGGCCGTCCCATGTCTGTTGATGATATCCAGAAAGCAAAAATGCGTGCTTTATTTATGCAGAGTAAGTATGGGAAATCTGGTTCAAAAGAGAGTAAAGAAACAAAGATTGATAGTCCAAATAAACAACCTCAGACAAACCCTGCCAGTATTGCAGCTTGCTCTTCTAAAGTTCCTACTCCACccaaaattgaagaaaacaagaaacCTTTGTTACTTACCTCTAAAACCACTAATAGGCTGGAAGCTTCTtattcaaaaccaaaaatggATGTGAAGGAACCTCTCTGGGAGAAGTGCAAGAGGGTTCAGATCCCATGGAGAACACCAGCAG AAGTGGAACTTAAAGACACCTGGAGAGTTGGTGGCGGCGAAAATAGCAAAGAGGTTGAGGTCCAGAGAAATAGAAACCGCAGGGACAAGGAAATTATATACAAGACTGTCCAAGAGATGCCACCTAACCCCAAGGAGCCTTGGGACCTTGAAATGGACTATGATGACACTTTGACGTTGGAAATTCCTATTGAACAGCTACCAGATGGTGATGGTGCAGATATAGCAATTTCTCCCAATCAGGTTGGAACTCATACTGTTCAAGGGGTGGCCTCCACTTCTTCAACCGGTGTGGCTACTGCTGAGCCTGATTTAGAATTGCTTGCTGTACTGCTAAAAAATCCGGAGTTGGTATTTGCCTTAACTTCTGGACAAGGTGGTAGCATACCGAACCAAGAAACTGTGAAGCTGCTTGACATGATCAAGAGTGGAGGTGTGAACTTGGGTTTAAGTGAAAATACAAATGGAAGTTATGGCACGAGTGTGAAGTCCCCGGAGAAGGTGGAAGTTTCTCTCCCATCCCCAACCCCCTTGAGCGATCCAAGAACG AGTGGATGGAGCTCAGAAGCATCAAAAAATCCCTTTTCACGGCGAAGTCTAGCACCCGATAGAATTACACAGAACCATGCTGCAGTGGCAACTACCAACTTATTATCTCAGATTCCTATAACTGGCACTACAGTAAGGCAACAGCCAACAGTTGTGGTTCCATCTTCGAGGCATCTTACAAGCACATCAGTTTCTCCATATTCTCTGCCTCATGCAACTAATGTTATTCCTGAAAAGCCATCACCACTGGGGCAAGTACAAACATCCTCAGATGTAGGTTTAACCATGAAGAACTTAACCACCGCAAATGCATCTTCAGTTAACTTTCCTGGCACACATTCAACTCTAGCATTGCGGGGTGATGGCACCAATTACGTAAAACCTGTACCTAATTTGAGTGTACAACATGAGGGTTTGTCTAATTCATTCCGACAACCCTTCATGCCACCCTCACCAACGCCATCACATTCATCCTTACAGCAACAAAGACATCAACATTTGACTCAGGAAGTCCATTACACTGAACCTCCATATCGTAACCCTGGCCGATCCTACCCGCCACAAATCGAAAAATCAGATCATGGGTCTGATAATATGTGGAGAGTTAGGCAGGATCATGTGTCATCCAGTTATCATTCTCAGCGAAATCATAACAACAACTATAACACAATGGTTGGGGGATCCAGGCAATCTGGTTTTTGGGATAGAAATAATCATGCAAGGGGAGAATTTGAATCATGGAGTCCGGAGAATAGTCCAACTAGAAATCCTAGGTATGCACCAGGTAGAAATTACCCAGAGTCCAGAATGAATCATGGTAGAAATCCTAGACCTGAATGGTCAAGGCAGAGGGGTTCTTCTGGACACTGGGACCCGGGCAGGCAGGGAAATAGAAAGTGGCATGATCAGAGACGATGA
- the LOC100819650 gene encoding cullin-1: MERKIIDFDQGWDYMQKGITKLKRILEGAPETPFSSEEYMMLYTTIYNMCTQKPPNDFSQQLYDKYKDAFDEYINTTVLPSLREKHDEFMLRELVQRWLNHKVMVRWLSRFFHYLDRYFISRRSLAGLGAVGLTCFRDSVYMEVRVNARKAVIALIDKEREGEQIDRSLLKNVLDIFVEIGMGEMDQYEQDFEVHMLEDTADYYKSKAANWIEIDSCPDYMLKAEDCLRRERDRVSHYLHSSTEQKLVEKVQQEVLVIHANQLLEKENSGCHALLRDDKVEDLSRMYRLYHKIPKGLDPVANVFKQHITAEGAALVQQAEEASSNQTTSGSGFQEQVLVRKFLELHDKYMAYVNDCFMNHTLFHKALKEAFEIFCNKTVGGSSSAELLSTFCDNILKKGGSEKLSDEAIEDTLEKVVKLLAYISDKDLFAEFYRKKLARRLLFDRSANDDHEKCILTKLKQQCGGQFTSKMEGMVVDLTLARDNQLKFEEYLRDNSHVNPGIDLTVTVLTTGFWPSYKSFDLNLPSEMIRCLEVFKGFYETRTKHRKLTWIYSLGTCHVTGKFDTKNIELIVPTYPAAALLLFNNADRLSYSEILTQLNLGHEDVVRLLHSLSCAKYKILIKEPNNKVISQNDIFEFNHKFTDKMRRIKIPLPPADERKKVIEDVDKDRRYAIDAAIVRIMKSRKILGHQQLVLECVEQLGRMFKPDIKAIKKRIEDLITRDYLERDKDNPNTFRYLA; encoded by the exons ATGGAGCGGAAGATCATTGATTTTGACCAAGGCTGGGATTATATGCAGAAGGGGATTACCAAGCTGAAGAGAATTCTTGAAGGAGCACCGGAAACTCCTTTCAGTTCTGAGGAATACATGATGCTATACAC AACCATTTATAATATGTGTACTCAGAAGCCACCGAATGACTTTTCACAACAGCTTTATGACAAATACAAGGATGCTTTTGATGAATACATTAATACCACC gTTTTGCCATCTCTAAGAGAGAAGCATGATGAATTCATGCTGAGGGAGCTTGTCCAAAGATGGTTAAATCATAAAGTTATGGTCCGGTGGCTTTCACGCTTTTTCCATTATCTTGATCGCTACTTCATTTCTCGACGCTCCCTGGCTGGACTTGGGGCAGTTGGCCTCACTTGCTTCCGTGATTCA GTTTATATGGAGGTACGAGTCAATGCTAGGAAAGCTGTGATTGCACTT ATTGATAAAGAACGTGAGGGTGAACAAATTGATAGAtcgttgttgaaaaatgttCTTGATATATTTGTTGAGATTGGTATGGGCGAAATGGATCAATATGAACAGGATTTTGAGGTACATATGCTTGAGGATACTGCCGATTACTACAAAAGTAAGGCTGCAAACTGGATTGAGATTGACTCCTGCCCAGATTATATGCTTAAG GCTGAGGATTGCTTGAGAAGGGAGAGAGATAGAGTGTCTCATTACTTACACTCTAGCACTGAGCAGAAATTGGTAGAG AAAGTGCAACAAGAGGTGCTGGTGATTCATGCAAATCAATTACTCGAGAAAGAGAACTCTGGCTGCCATGCCTTACTTAGAGATGATAAG GTGGAAGATCTCTCGAGGATGTATAGACTTTACCATAAAATACCTAAAGGCTTGGATCCTGTAGCCAATGTATTCAAGCAG CATATTACAGCTGAGGGTGCAGCATTGGTTCAACAAGCTGAAGAAGCTTCGAGCAATCAG ACTACTAGTGGTTCTGGCTTTCAGGAACAA GTCCTTGTCCGAAAATTTCTAGAGCTCCATGACAAGTATATGGCATATGTTAATGATTGCTTTATGAATCATACACTGTTCCACAAG GCATTAAAGGAGGCATTTGAGATATTCTGCAATAAAACTGTTGGTGGTAGTTCCAGTGCTGAACTTTTATCTACATTCTGTGACAATATCCTTAAGAAAGGTGGAAGTGAGAAGCTAAGTGATGAAGCAATTGAAGATACCCTTGAGAAG GTAGTCAAGTTGCTTGCATATATCAGTGATAAGGATCTCTTTGCAGAATTTTACAG GAAGAAGCTTGCCCGAAGATTACTTTTTGACAGGAGTGCCAATGATGACCATGAAAAGTGTATTTTGACAAAGTTAAAGCAGCAGTGTGGTGGCCAGTTCACATCAAAGATGGAGGGGATG GTGGTAGACTTGACATTGGCTAGGGATAATcagctgaaatttgaggagtaTCTTCGTGATAACTCACATGTAAATCCTGGAATTGACCTGACAGTAACTGTGCTTACCACAGGATTTTGGCCTAGTTATAAGTCTTTTGATCTCAACCTTCCTTCAGAGATG ATCAGATGCTTGGAAGTTTTTAAGGGCTTCTATGAAACGAGGACAAAACACAGAAAACTTACTTGGATATACTCACTGGGAACATGCCACGTCACTGGCAAGTTTGATACAAAAAACATTGAACTAATTGTGCCAACCTATCCG GCTGCTGCCCTACTGCTATTCAACAATGCTGATAGGTTGAGCTATTCAGAGATTTTGACTCAGCTGAACTTGGGCCATGAAGATGTTGTTAGATTGCTCCATTCACTGTCATGTGCAAAATATAAGATACTTATCAAGGAGCCAAACAATAAAGTTATATCTCAAAATGACATCTTTGAGTTCAACCACAAATTTACGGATAAAATGAGAAGGATCAAG ATACCTCTACCACCAGctgatgaaagaaaaaaggtaATTGAAGATGTTGACAAAGATCGGAGATATGCCATTGATGCAGCAATTGTGCGCATTATGAAGAGTAGGAAAATTTTGGGTCATCAACAACTAGTTTTGGAGTGTGTTGAGCAGTTGGGCCGCATGTTCAAG CCTGATATCAAAGCAATCAAGAAGAGGATCGAAGATCTCATCACTCGGGACTACCTGGAAAGGGACAAAGATAACCCAAACACCTTCAGGTATCTGGCATAA